In the genome of Zonotrichia albicollis isolate bZonAlb1 chromosome 24, bZonAlb1.hap1, whole genome shotgun sequence, one region contains:
- the LOC141731742 gene encoding olfactory receptor 14A16-like, whose amino-acid sequence MSNSSSIRHFLLLALADTRQLQLLHFCLLLGISLAALLGNGLIISTVACSHHLHTPMFFFLLNLALSDLGSICTTVPKAMHNSLWDTRNISYNGCAAQVFFFLFFISAELFLLTIMCYDRYVSICKPLHYGTLLGRRACAHMAAAAWTSGFLYSLLHTANTFSLPLCHGNALGQFFCEIPQILKLSCYKSYLREFGLIAVSVCLCFSCFVFIVFSYVQIFRAVLRIPSEQGRHKAFSTCLPHLPVVSLFISTAAFAHLKPPSMSSPSLDLALSILYSVVPPALNPLIYSLRNQEFKTAVWRLMSG is encoded by the coding sequence atgtccaacagcagctccatcaggcacttcctcctgctggcattggcagacacgcggcagctgcagctcctgcacttctgcctcttgctgggcatctccctggctgccctcctgggcaacggcctcatcatcagcaccgtagcctgcagccaccacctgcacacacccatgttcttcttcctgctcaacctggccctcagcgacctgggctccatctgcaccactgtccccaaagccatgcacaattccctctgggacaccaggaacatctcctacaatggatgtgctgctcaggtctttttctttctgttcttcatttcagcagagcttttcctcctgaccatcatgtgctacgaccgctacgtgtccatctgcaaacccctgcactacgggaccctcctgggcagaagagcttgtgcccacatggcagcagctgcctggaccagtggctttctctattcacttctgcacacagccaatacattttccctgcccctgtgccatggcaatgccctgggccagttcttctgtgaaatcccacagatcctcaagctttCCTGCTACAAATCCTATctcagggaatttgggctcATTGCAGTTAGTGTCTGTTTATGTTTtagctgttttgtgttcattgttttctcctatgtgcagatcttcagggctgtgctgaggatcccgtctgagcagggacggcacaaagccttttccacctgcctccctcacctgcccgtggtctccctgttcatcagcactgcagcatttgcacatctgaagcccccctccatgtcctccccatccctggatctggccctgtcaattctgtactcagtggtgcctccagccctgaaccccctcatctacagcctgaggaaccaggagttCAAgactgcagtgtggagactgatgagtGGATag